A stretch of the Pseudomonas sp. ACM7 genome encodes the following:
- a CDS encoding OpgC family protein → MTFERDHRIDFFRGLALIFIFWDHVPHNPLGQITLRNVGFSDAAEIFVFLAGYAAVLAYGKILARDGYLIACVKILRRAWVLYVVHIFLLAMLMGIVFFANSHVETRDLVEEMGLHHFITNPQQALTDELLLRFKPNLMDPLPLYIVLLAGLPLVLPLLMRKPWAVVAVSLAVYLLAPRFGWNLAAIKDGVWYFNPVTWQLLFILGGFAAIHGQRPRLPDARPLLRQPLFVSAAVYVVVTGVITVSWRWPEIHDAVMPAILSNLLYPISKTDLSPVRLLHFLALAYVTARLLPGNGWTQNWLAQQCCRMGRYSLEVFCLGVLLAPLADMLNALTDDAFAMQVFTALVGAGVMALLGAWLDFNKRLNRQMSVAAA, encoded by the coding sequence ATGACGTTTGAGCGCGATCACCGAATCGACTTTTTTCGCGGCCTGGCACTGATCTTCATTTTTTGGGATCACGTGCCTCACAACCCCCTTGGCCAAATCACCCTGCGCAATGTCGGTTTCAGCGATGCCGCAGAAATATTCGTATTTCTCGCCGGCTACGCGGCCGTTCTGGCCTACGGCAAAATCCTTGCACGCGATGGTTACCTGATCGCCTGCGTGAAGATTCTGCGGCGCGCCTGGGTGCTCTACGTGGTGCATATTTTCCTGCTGGCCATGCTGATGGGCATCGTCTTCTTCGCCAACAGCCATGTGGAAACCCGCGATCTGGTGGAGGAAATGGGCCTGCATCACTTCATCACCAACCCCCAGCAAGCGTTGACGGATGAGTTACTGCTGCGCTTCAAGCCGAACCTGATGGACCCGCTGCCGCTGTACATCGTGCTGCTGGCGGGATTGCCACTGGTCCTGCCGTTGCTGATGCGTAAACCGTGGGCGGTCGTAGCGGTGTCATTGGCGGTGTACCTGCTGGCACCGCGGTTTGGCTGGAACCTTGCGGCCATCAAGGACGGTGTGTGGTACTTCAACCCCGTCACCTGGCAACTGCTGTTTATCCTCGGCGGCTTTGCGGCAATTCACGGGCAGCGGCCACGGTTGCCCGACGCTCGCCCACTGTTGCGCCAGCCCTTGTTTGTCAGCGCGGCGGTGTACGTGGTGGTGACCGGCGTGATTACTGTCTCCTGGCGCTGGCCGGAAATACACGATGCCGTGATGCCGGCCATCCTGAGCAATCTGCTGTACCCGATCAGCAAGACCGATCTGTCGCCGGTCCGTCTGCTGCACTTCCTGGCGCTGGCCTATGTCACCGCCAGGCTCTTGCCCGGCAACGGCTGGACGCAAAACTGGCTGGCGCAGCAATGCTGTCGCATGGGGCGCTACTCACTGGAAGTTTTCTGCCTCGGCGTGCTGTTGGCGCCCTTGGCGGACATGCTCAACGCCCTGACCGATGATGCGTTTGCCATGCAGGTTTTCACCGCATTGGTGGGTGCCGGGGTGATGGCGTTGCTGGGGGCGTGGCTGGATTTCAACAAGCGGTTGAATCGGCAAATGTCGGTGGCGGCCGCTTAA
- a CDS encoding amino acid permease, which translates to MPGNHLPNGETAQGGPLKRELGERHIRLMALGACIGVGLFLGSAKAIEMAGPAIMLSYIIGGLAILVIMRALGEMAVHNPVAGSFSRYAQDYLGPLAGFLTGWNYWFLWLVTCVAEITAVAVYMGVWFPDVPRWIWALAALISMGSINLIAVKAFGEFEFWFALIKIVTIVAMVVGGIGVIAFGFGNDGVALGISNLWAHGGFMPNGVQGVLMSLQMVMFAYLGVEMIGLTAGEAKNPQKTIPNAIGSVFWRILLFYVGALFVILSIYPWNEIGTQGSPFVMTFERLGIKTAAGIINFVVITAALSSCNGGIFSTGRMLYSLAQNGQAPAGFAKTSNNGVPRRALLLSIGALLLGVLLNYLVPEKVFVWVTAIATFGAIWTWVMILLAQLKFRKGLSASERAGLKYKMWLYPVSSYLALAFLVLVVGLMAYFPDTRVALYVGPAFLVLLTVLFYVFKLQPTNVSQGAVRSAS; encoded by the coding sequence ATGCCAGGCAATCACCTGCCCAATGGCGAGACCGCTCAAGGCGGCCCGCTCAAACGCGAACTCGGCGAACGGCATATTCGCTTGATGGCGCTCGGTGCCTGTATCGGCGTCGGTTTGTTCCTCGGTTCGGCCAAGGCCATCGAGATGGCTGGCCCGGCAATCATGCTTTCCTACATCATCGGCGGTCTGGCGATCCTGGTGATCATGCGCGCCCTCGGCGAAATGGCGGTGCACAACCCGGTCGCCGGCTCCTTCAGTCGGTATGCTCAAGACTACCTCGGCCCATTGGCGGGCTTCCTGACCGGTTGGAACTACTGGTTCCTGTGGCTGGTGACCTGCGTTGCGGAAATCACCGCGGTGGCGGTGTACATGGGCGTCTGGTTCCCCGATGTGCCGCGCTGGATCTGGGCACTCGCTGCGTTGATCAGCATGGGCTCGATCAACCTGATCGCGGTGAAAGCCTTCGGTGAGTTCGAGTTCTGGTTCGCCCTGATCAAGATCGTGACCATCGTTGCGATGGTCGTCGGCGGCATCGGCGTGATCGCGTTCGGCTTCGGTAACGACGGCGTGGCGCTGGGGATTTCCAATCTCTGGGCGCATGGCGGCTTCATGCCCAACGGCGTGCAAGGCGTGTTGATGTCCCTGCAAATGGTGATGTTCGCCTACCTCGGTGTCGAGATGATCGGCCTGACCGCCGGTGAAGCGAAGAACCCGCAGAAGACCATTCCCAATGCGATCGGCTCGGTGTTCTGGCGGATTCTGCTGTTCTACGTCGGCGCGCTGTTCGTGATCCTGTCGATCTACCCGTGGAACGAAATCGGCACCCAGGGCAGCCCGTTCGTGATGACCTTCGAGCGCCTGGGCATCAAGACCGCCGCCGGCATCATCAACTTCGTGGTGATCACCGCGGCACTGTCGTCCTGCAACGGCGGCATCTTCAGCACCGGGCGCATGCTGTACAGCCTGGCGCAGAATGGTCAGGCCCCGGCCGGCTTTGCCAAGACTTCGAACAACGGCGTGCCGCGTCGCGCCTTGCTGCTGTCGATCGGTGCCTTGTTGCTGGGCGTGCTGCTCAACTACCTGGTACCTGAGAAAGTGTTCGTCTGGGTGACGGCGATTGCCACCTTCGGCGCGATCTGGACCTGGGTGATGATCCTGCTGGCCCAGCTCAAGTTCCGCAAAGGCCTGAGCGCCAGCGAACGTGCCGGCCTGAAATACAAGATGTGGTTGTACCCGGTCAGCTCGTACCTGGCGCTGGCGTTTTTGGTGCTGGTGGTCGGCCTGATGGCGTACTTCCCGGACACTCGCGTGGCGCTCTATGTGGGCCCGGCGTTCCTGGTCCTGCTGACGGTGTTGTTCTACGTGTTCAAGCTGCAACCGACCAATGTGTCGCAGGGTGCGGTGCGTTCGGCTTCGTAA
- a CDS encoding transglycosylase domain-containing protein yields the protein MGVLWQTDSRKNVVPTERVDETPLPEKPPRSRTKHGWGAFWLLLLIILIVLGLAAAKEMRTSKFQSRELSQFAATLSYELKPGPSDAIHYPGGGPFDLRLGYSSLDEFLPRLIKRDYVVAAQTRFSQKLMDYTDKGFFVPYAEKIQAGLSITDCRGAPLYQYKYPQQLYSSFAAIPPVVVNSLLFIENRFLLDPLQPRANPAVDWPRFGMAAWSQVAKLLHLPGQSAGGSTLATQLEKYRHSPDGLTVSGAEKIRQMISASVRAYQAGPETLEARQNVIRDYLNSVPLSAVPGHGEVHGMAEGLRVWYGADFNQANERLASKETDPKSMSKKGLALREMLSLMIAQRRPSHYLTKGHDELSELTDSHIRLLALNSVIDAPLAAAALASKVTYRDWQTQPTIQPIETNKGISVARSRLGGLLNRPLYDLDRLDLSATSTLQGELQTKATEYLKRLADPVFATQIGLMGERLLTPTSTAQVRYSFTLFELTPDGSRVRVQTDSTDQPFDINEGSKLELGSTAKMRVLTTYLQIIAELHDKYAEMTVPELKKVDVPDQDRLSRWAVDYLIQNKDRNLPGMLGAALDRKYSASPGEAFFTGGGLHTFVNFRKEDNGRLPTLRDALRESINLPFIRLMRDLVRYTTYSGPNSSAELLKDDRDPRRQEYLASFADREGTSFLLKFWKKYKNKDTQARLETFLDSMRPTPIRMAAVHRYLLPQASQESFNMFVRAHLKGAKLTEKLTDERLQRLYESYGPGAYDLPDQGFIAKVHPLDLWLMGYLLNNPDAKFSQIVKASQFERQEVYSWLFKSRHKGARDSRIRTMLEIEAFLDIHQRWQKVGYPFDHLVPSLATAIGSSGDRPAALAELIGTILNDGVRMPTLRIDSLHFAANTPYETKLINDPDVGKRVMPSEVATAMREALSQVVDAGTAKRVSGSFITPDGKPLAMGGKTGTGDNRIEAFGSGGRILSSKSINRTATFVFYIGDRHFGTMTAFVPGQSAEAFKFTSALPVQVLKGMAPILTPYLQPGSSVACQPVATSRL from the coding sequence ATGGGCGTTTTATGGCAAACCGATTCGAGAAAAAATGTGGTTCCGACTGAACGTGTGGATGAAACGCCTTTACCTGAAAAACCCCCTCGCAGTCGTACGAAGCACGGGTGGGGGGCGTTCTGGTTGTTGTTGCTGATAATACTGATTGTCCTGGGGCTGGCCGCGGCCAAGGAAATGCGCACGTCGAAGTTTCAATCCCGGGAACTCAGCCAATTCGCCGCCACCCTGAGCTACGAGCTGAAACCCGGTCCCAGCGATGCCATTCACTATCCCGGCGGAGGTCCTTTCGACCTGCGTCTGGGCTACAGCTCTCTGGATGAATTCCTGCCGCGTCTGATCAAGCGTGACTACGTTGTGGCGGCACAGACCCGGTTTTCCCAAAAATTGATGGACTACACCGACAAGGGCTTTTTCGTGCCCTACGCGGAGAAAATCCAGGCTGGATTGTCGATCACCGATTGCCGTGGTGCACCGCTTTACCAGTACAAATACCCACAACAACTGTATTCAAGCTTTGCGGCGATCCCCCCTGTGGTGGTCAACAGTTTGCTGTTCATCGAAAACCGCTTTCTGCTCGATCCCCTTCAGCCACGGGCCAACCCTGCCGTGGATTGGCCTCGGTTCGGCATGGCGGCGTGGTCCCAGGTCGCCAAGTTGTTGCACCTGCCGGGCCAGTCGGCGGGCGGCAGTACCCTGGCAACGCAACTTGAGAAGTACCGGCATTCGCCCGATGGCCTGACTGTGTCGGGTGCGGAAAAAATCCGTCAGATGATTTCTGCCAGCGTGCGCGCCTATCAGGCCGGACCGGAGACCCTCGAAGCCCGGCAGAACGTGATTCGCGATTACCTCAACAGCGTGCCCCTGTCGGCAGTACCGGGCCACGGTGAAGTGCATGGCATGGCCGAAGGTTTGCGCGTCTGGTACGGCGCCGATTTCAACCAGGCCAACGAGCGGCTGGCCAGCAAGGAGACTGATCCGAAAAGCATGTCGAAAAAAGGTCTGGCCCTGCGTGAGATGCTGTCTTTGATGATTGCCCAGCGCCGTCCTTCCCACTACCTGACCAAGGGCCACGATGAACTTTCCGAACTCACCGACAGCCACATTCGTCTGCTGGCACTCAATAGCGTGATCGATGCGCCACTCGCGGCAGCGGCATTGGCCAGCAAAGTGACCTATCGCGACTGGCAGACACAGCCAACCATTCAGCCGATCGAAACCAACAAGGGCATCAGCGTGGCGCGCAGTCGTCTGGGCGGGTTGCTCAACCGTCCGCTGTACGACCTCGATCGCCTTGATCTCTCCGCCACCAGCACCCTGCAAGGCGAGCTGCAAACCAAGGCCACCGAATACCTCAAACGCTTGGCCGACCCGGTTTTTGCGACGCAGATCGGTTTGATGGGCGAACGCCTGCTCACCCCCACCAGTACCGCTCAAGTGCGCTACAGCTTCACGCTATTCGAACTGACCCCGGACGGCTCGCGGGTGCGGGTGCAGACCGACAGCACCGACCAGCCGTTCGATATCAATGAAGGCAGCAAGCTGGAACTGGGCTCCACCGCAAAAATGCGCGTGCTCACCACTTACCTGCAAATCATCGCCGAGCTGCACGATAAGTACGCAGAGATGACCGTCCCGGAGCTGAAGAAGGTCGACGTCCCTGACCAGGACCGCCTGAGTCGCTGGGCCGTCGATTACCTGATCCAGAACAAAGACCGCAACTTGCCAGGCATGCTCGGCGCTGCGCTGGATCGCAAATACTCGGCCAGCCCCGGCGAAGCTTTTTTCACCGGTGGCGGGCTGCACACATTCGTTAACTTTCGCAAAGAAGACAACGGCCGCCTCCCTACCCTGCGTGATGCCCTGCGTGAGTCGATCAACCTGCCGTTCATTCGGCTGATGCGTGACCTGGTGCGTTACACCACGTATTCAGGCCCCAACAGCAGCGCCGAATTGCTCAAGGACGACCGCGACCCTCGCCGCCAGGAATACCTCGCCTCGTTTGCCGACCGCGAAGGCACGTCGTTCCTGCTGAAGTTCTGGAAGAAATACAAGAACAAGGACACCCAGGCGCGGCTCGAGACCTTCCTCGACAGCATGCGCCCGACACCGATCCGCATGGCCGCGGTGCATCGTTATCTGTTGCCACAGGCCAGTCAGGAAAGCTTCAACATGTTTGTGCGCGCGCACCTCAAAGGCGCCAAGCTCACCGAAAAACTGACCGACGAACGCCTCCAACGGCTCTACGAAAGCTACGGCCCTGGCGCCTACGACCTACCGGACCAGGGCTTCATCGCCAAGGTTCACCCGCTGGATCTTTGGTTGATGGGCTACTTGTTGAACAACCCCGACGCCAAGTTCAGCCAGATCGTCAAAGCCAGCCAGTTCGAACGCCAGGAAGTCTACAGCTGGTTATTCAAAAGCCGTCACAAGGGCGCCCGCGACAGTCGCATCCGCACCATGCTGGAGATCGAAGCGTTCCTCGACATTCACCAGCGCTGGCAGAAAGTCGGCTATCCGTTCGATCACCTGGTGCCGTCGCTGGCCACCGCCATCGGCAGTTCCGGCGACCGTCCGGCAGCATTGGCGGAGCTGATCGGTACCATCCTCAACGACGGCGTGCGCATGCCCACACTGCGCATCGACAGCCTGCACTTCGCGGCGAATACGCCGTATGAAACCAAACTGATCAATGACCCGGATGTCGGCAAGCGAGTCATGCCCTCCGAGGTCGCCACGGCCATGCGCGAAGCCTTGTCGCAAGTGGTCGATGCCGGTACGGCCAAACGTGTTTCTGGCAGTTTCATCACGCCGGATGGCAAACCGTTGGCCATGGGCGGCAAAACCGGTACGGGCGATAACCGCATCGAAGCCTTCGGTTCGGGTGGGCGAATTCTGAGTTCGAAATCCATTAACCGCACCGCGACCTTCGTGTTCTACATCGGCGATCGTCACTTCGGCACGATGACTGCGTTCGTGCCCGGGCAATCGGCCGAAGCGTTCAAATTCACCTCGGCCTTGCCAGTGCAAGTGCTCAAGGGGATGGCGCCAATTCTGACGCCGTACCTGCAACCGGGTAGCAGTGTCGCGTGTCAGCCGGTTGCGACATCGCGACTGTGA
- a CDS encoding NEL-type E3 ubiquitin ligase domain-containing protein, which translates to MIAMSDAPTLGQNINKGRHYEFIKNTISDNFKDATVGRGRALAATGLKIEPWYTTSPATHHDKLKAANLKAWRSQNTVDKLFEKLDLHSFAAPLLQAELKKRYGVEHDVKTTYVRLYLPKDLPWYVMDLWDGVTARTVSMLDAALHNFAKSEKVDTGSDFITEPDHRGHFDVLSIKRKMTISQFQALCRELDIGARYKAYLESYLLPGDPAAKAFLRHTVTESQKDALAVAAQLALMTEDIQYDAYKLILALAKGESLPLLNGKQMLCCDFSMMGTRMTGIVLLLPVMQDSGGIRRLIAYVPHDPDHPLKEYESTDAFMTELARQLRENKVGASSRQSYRQFFSQFVDQQQRGHFFANMDRGLTTIKWHEKGDRTDPRPAWREEPVPRLRLQFLSLPVPRDYWTYAYQQKLNKVLNDAREIAVSTADTDTKARWAWWDNFKKIVSDLFNVALLIATPFVPGLGELMMAYTAYQLTNDVIEGIVDLAEGLAVEATEHVISVVTDVIQLVAFGAGAAIGSTLRFKLSALVEGMNPVTLPNGKQSLWHSDLKPYEQASLNLPTDSKPDALGLHRHLNQNILPLEGKLYALETTSRDPSATHRLKHPTRPNAYSPKLKHNGSGAWVFEGENPLDWKGEILMRRLGQSVERFTPAERERIRISSGTDEGELRRMHAEHAPPPPLLVDAIKRFGAFDDVQTASANIRAGRPLDPSSVWFEPLLTRLQGWPAERALKVYERSDLSGQSRTYGNAHANDANTLSIGLPELLSGRLPERVSVFLNDTEINTLLGRDVPRAERTQAVRDRLADAVDQQQGEMSKRVYQAGERSNRAQTRVLKQTFPDMPLTLTEKVLTEAKPAELQRIADESRLPLRIKTLAREVNFEASTARAYDGFYRDEMMVPNTEMLALRTLTLHNESLSDLRIEVRDGAFDGPLRCSVGPDDASTVRLLIRDGLGRYEVLDGDNRQLHKAGDFYEAILNALPDDQRTALGYARGHGRLLKLWIMETSAPSGERRTLLAEPPIRAVATTETVNLVRGPFWFFGEKTPEQRIKELHPQLSDQQVTRFLEALRAKGDPDQAIDRIRDDLKQLRNTLQAWRENQPTQFDSVGDPIAGINRDFLQNGGRHIEERLLECFERKSETFGERNIHPDGGYTLDLSAEIMGPDLERWWKQVRKLADIGKFLDQITVLNLDKARFSVDSNGLLNDFPNLRQLSARNTGLTTVPSDIGKLGQLTTLDLADNRISLSSNSLEQLSNLTHLETLRLDGNPLRQPPNVGGMRDLKVLGLANTGIEDWPQGLFSDAAGERNRPRGFALDMRQCAIKTVPEVAPGSDQAFILARARFGTLRLSDADRIRFGDYRESMGFARQQVYSGAVEDELSHWKPSSNAPSVFDLSEGYKVHREESWHDVMAEPGSTDFFRVISKQRESRDYRDVGARQQLTKRVWQMIDAMALDSDLREELFKQASQPESCADAGSQLFNNMGLKVLVSQAYTESASTTVLDDKLVRLARSAARLEKVGDVARAEISSQQQKFLINPANNTAPDDVEVHLAFETGLAKRLELPWQSEGMLFEPRSGVDRAKIDTAYDTIIEREKGDGLVNGMVDAFENPFWEQHLRKTYPEQFESNDQLFKEKQGQLEELREVQNQWANNQDKAQTTRLQKKLEALARVLNVPEKDVFSGEEMSTSFYNRLVRDMGYARNELARDLTRAAMARAGL; encoded by the coding sequence ATGATTGCCATGTCTGACGCTCCCACGCTCGGCCAAAACATCAACAAGGGCCGGCACTACGAGTTCATCAAAAACACCATCAGCGACAACTTCAAAGACGCCACTGTCGGCAGAGGCCGGGCACTGGCGGCTACTGGATTGAAGATTGAGCCGTGGTACACCACATCGCCCGCCACCCATCATGACAAGCTGAAAGCGGCCAACCTCAAGGCATGGCGTTCGCAGAATACGGTCGACAAACTGTTCGAAAAACTGGACCTCCATTCGTTCGCCGCGCCCCTGCTCCAGGCAGAGCTCAAAAAGCGTTACGGAGTCGAGCATGACGTCAAGACGACCTACGTGCGCCTGTACCTTCCCAAGGATTTGCCGTGGTATGTGATGGACCTGTGGGATGGTGTCACAGCCCGAACCGTGTCCATGCTGGATGCGGCGCTGCACAACTTTGCAAAGAGTGAAAAGGTTGATACCGGCTCGGACTTCATCACCGAACCCGACCATCGCGGGCACTTCGATGTCCTGTCGATCAAGCGGAAAATGACCATCAGCCAGTTCCAGGCGCTGTGCCGGGAACTGGACATTGGCGCCCGATATAAAGCATATCTCGAAAGCTACCTGCTCCCCGGCGACCCCGCGGCCAAAGCCTTCCTTCGACACACTGTGACTGAAAGCCAGAAAGACGCACTCGCCGTCGCCGCGCAACTGGCGCTGATGACCGAGGATATCCAATACGACGCCTACAAACTGATACTGGCGCTGGCAAAGGGCGAATCTCTACCGCTCCTCAATGGGAAACAAATGCTGTGTTGCGATTTCTCCATGATGGGGACGCGTATGACCGGCATTGTTCTTTTGCTTCCTGTCATGCAAGACAGCGGAGGTATTCGACGGCTCATTGCCTATGTTCCCCATGACCCGGATCACCCGCTCAAGGAATACGAATCAACAGATGCCTTCATGACGGAACTGGCGCGCCAATTGCGCGAAAACAAGGTCGGCGCCTCATCCAGGCAGAGTTACCGACAATTCTTCAGCCAGTTTGTCGATCAACAGCAGCGCGGGCATTTTTTTGCCAATATGGATCGAGGCCTCACCACCATCAAATGGCATGAGAAAGGAGATCGGACGGATCCGCGTCCAGCGTGGCGCGAAGAACCTGTACCTCGCCTTCGCTTGCAGTTCCTGTCCCTGCCAGTTCCTCGGGATTACTGGACATATGCCTACCAGCAGAAACTCAACAAGGTCCTCAACGACGCGCGTGAAATCGCCGTGTCCACCGCCGACACAGATACCAAGGCGCGCTGGGCCTGGTGGGACAACTTCAAGAAAATCGTATCGGACCTTTTCAACGTCGCCCTGTTGATCGCCACGCCATTCGTGCCGGGTCTGGGCGAACTGATGATGGCCTATACCGCTTATCAACTGACGAATGACGTCATTGAAGGCATTGTCGATCTGGCCGAAGGTCTGGCAGTTGAAGCAACCGAACATGTGATCAGCGTGGTGACGGACGTCATTCAACTGGTGGCGTTTGGGGCGGGTGCAGCGATTGGCAGCACGCTTAGATTCAAATTGTCGGCGCTGGTCGAGGGCATGAACCCGGTCACGTTGCCCAACGGCAAACAGTCGCTGTGGCATTCCGATCTCAAGCCTTATGAACAAGCCAGCTTGAACCTGCCCACTGATTCGAAACCCGACGCCCTCGGCCTGCACCGACACCTCAATCAGAACATCCTGCCACTTGAAGGCAAACTCTACGCCCTTGAAACCACTTCGCGCGATCCGAGCGCCACACACCGCCTCAAACACCCCACCCGACCGAATGCCTACTCGCCGAAGCTCAAACACAACGGCAGCGGCGCCTGGGTGTTCGAGGGCGAAAATCCGCTCGACTGGAAAGGTGAAATCCTGATGCGCCGCCTCGGCCAAAGCGTCGAGCGCTTTACACCAGCGGAGCGCGAACGGATCCGGATCAGCAGCGGAACCGACGAAGGGGAACTGCGGCGCATGCATGCCGAGCATGCGCCACCGCCGCCACTGCTGGTCGACGCGATCAAGCGCTTCGGCGCGTTTGACGATGTACAGACCGCCAGTGCGAACATCCGTGCCGGACGACCGCTCGACCCATCGTCCGTGTGGTTCGAACCACTGCTGACAAGGCTCCAGGGCTGGCCCGCCGAACGGGCGCTGAAGGTTTATGAACGGTCTGACTTGAGTGGTCAGTCACGCACCTACGGCAACGCCCACGCAAATGATGCCAATACCCTGAGCATCGGCCTGCCAGAACTCCTGTCCGGCCGACTGCCCGAACGGGTTTCTGTCTTTTTGAACGACACCGAAATCAACACCCTGCTGGGGCGCGACGTACCACGCGCCGAACGCACCCAAGCCGTGCGTGACCGATTGGCGGATGCCGTCGATCAGCAACAGGGCGAAATGTCCAAACGTGTGTACCAGGCGGGTGAACGGTCGAACAGGGCGCAAACCCGCGTGCTGAAACAGACGTTCCCGGACATGCCGCTCACGCTCACGGAAAAAGTCCTGACTGAAGCAAAGCCAGCCGAACTGCAACGAATAGCCGATGAAAGTCGCCTGCCCCTGAGGATCAAAACCCTGGCGCGCGAAGTGAATTTCGAAGCGTCCACCGCCCGCGCCTACGACGGTTTTTATCGCGACGAAATGATGGTGCCGAACACCGAAATGCTAGCGCTGAGAACCCTGACACTTCATAACGAGAGCCTGAGCGATTTGCGCATTGAGGTGCGAGATGGCGCATTTGACGGCCCGCTACGCTGTAGTGTCGGCCCCGATGATGCCTCGACGGTACGGCTACTGATCCGCGATGGGCTGGGCCGCTACGAGGTGCTCGACGGGGACAACCGGCAGCTGCACAAAGCCGGCGACTTCTACGAAGCGATACTGAATGCCCTGCCCGACGACCAGCGCACGGCATTGGGGTACGCGCGCGGTCACGGTCGCCTGCTCAAACTATGGATCATGGAAACCTCCGCGCCGTCGGGCGAACGCCGAACATTGCTGGCGGAACCGCCCATTCGCGCCGTTGCCACGACTGAAACCGTCAATCTGGTGCGTGGTCCGTTCTGGTTTTTTGGCGAAAAAACCCCGGAGCAGAGGATCAAGGAGCTGCATCCGCAATTGAGCGATCAGCAAGTCACCCGGTTTCTTGAGGCGTTGCGTGCCAAGGGCGATCCCGACCAGGCCATCGACCGCATCAGGGATGACCTCAAGCAATTGCGCAACACCTTACAGGCGTGGCGGGAAAACCAGCCGACTCAATTCGACAGTGTCGGGGATCCCATCGCCGGGATTAACAGGGACTTCCTGCAAAACGGCGGAAGGCATATCGAGGAGCGGCTGCTTGAGTGCTTCGAACGCAAGAGCGAAACGTTCGGCGAGCGCAATATCCATCCGGACGGTGGCTATACGCTGGATCTTTCCGCCGAAATCATGGGCCCGGATCTCGAACGCTGGTGGAAGCAAGTACGCAAGCTGGCCGACATCGGAAAGTTCCTTGACCAGATCACCGTGCTGAACCTGGACAAAGCGCGTTTTTCGGTCGACAGCAACGGTCTCTTGAACGACTTCCCGAACCTTCGTCAGCTGAGCGCCCGCAACACTGGATTGACCACGGTGCCATCCGATATCGGCAAGCTGGGTCAACTGACAACCCTGGATTTGGCTGACAACCGAATCAGTCTGAGTTCCAATTCGCTCGAGCAGTTGAGCAACCTCACCCACCTGGAAACACTGAGGCTGGACGGCAATCCGCTGCGCCAGCCCCCGAATGTAGGCGGCATGCGCGACTTGAAAGTGTTAGGTCTGGCGAATACCGGTATCGAAGACTGGCCGCAAGGTCTTTTCAGCGACGCGGCCGGCGAGAGAAACCGCCCGCGTGGCTTTGCTCTCGACATGCGCCAATGCGCAATCAAGACCGTACCGGAGGTCGCTCCAGGGTCGGATCAAGCGTTCATCCTGGCACGTGCGCGATTCGGCACCCTGCGACTTTCCGATGCCGACCGGATCCGTTTTGGCGACTACCGCGAATCGATGGGCTTTGCCCGTCAGCAGGTCTATTCAGGAGCTGTAGAGGATGAACTGAGCCATTGGAAGCCGTCCTCGAACGCACCATCGGTTTTCGATTTGTCCGAGGGTTACAAAGTACACAGGGAAGAGTCCTGGCACGATGTGATGGCCGAACCCGGCTCCACCGATTTTTTCAGGGTCATCAGTAAACAGAGAGAGAGCCGGGATTACCGGGACGTCGGAGCTCGCCAGCAGTTGACCAAGCGCGTCTGGCAAATGATCGATGCCATGGCGCTGGACTCCGATTTGCGCGAAGAACTGTTTAAACAGGCCAGTCAACCCGAGAGCTGCGCGGATGCCGGGTCGCAGCTGTTCAACAACATGGGGCTCAAAGTACTGGTGTCGCAAGCGTACACAGAATCGGCGTCCACCACGGTGCTCGACGACAAACTGGTCAGGCTGGCCCGTAGCGCCGCTCGCCTGGAAAAGGTCGGTGATGTCGCCAGAGCCGAAATCAGCAGCCAGCAGCAAAAGTTTCTGATCAATCCGGCAAACAACACCGCTCCGGATGATGTGGAAGTGCACCTGGCGTTTGAAACGGGACTGGCGAAACGCCTGGAGTTGCCGTGGCAGTCCGAGGGCATGCTGTTTGAACCGAGATCCGGTGTAGATCGGGCGAAAATCGACACAGCCTATGACACGATCATCGAACGGGAGAAAGGCGACGGGCTGGTCAATGGGATGGTCGATGCATTCGAGAACCCGTTCTGGGAACAACATTTGCGTAAAACCTACCCTGAACAGTTCGAGTCGAACGATCAACTTTTCAAGGAAAAACAAGGGCAGCTCGAAGAGCTGCGCGAGGTTCAAAACCAGTGGGCAAATAATCAGGATAAGGCTCAGACAACACGGCTTCAGAAAAAACTGGAAGCGTTAGCCCGAGTGCTGAACGTTCCAGAGAAAGACGTGTTCAGTGGTGAAGAAATGAGCACCTCGTTTTACAACAGACTGGTTCGAGACATGGGCTATGCACGGAACGAGTTGGCCAGAGACCTGACTCGGGCAGCGATGGCACGAGCCGGGCTTTGA